The nucleotide window GTAAAAGTCTGACTAACGGTTCCTCCGCCACTTTGCGCAGGTCGGTTGACGTGGTTGGTTTATATCATCGGAGCGGTGATTGGTGGACGGGTGTCGTTTGCGAGTACAGATGAGCAGGACGCCATGGACGGAGAGTTAGTCTGTCGGTAAGAATTCAAGAAGAGCCCTGAGAATCTCAGGTTTTCAGCAACTAATAAGAGAAAACCACATTTTAACTTTTAGTTTGGAAAAGCTTTTTATGCTTTAGTTTTTGaagtaaaacacagaaagataCAGCAAGTGGACCATCCTTCTGACACGGATGTTTTGAGTTAATTTCTCCATAAATACCACTTCTCGACTCGTGCTCTTCCAGCTAATGATGTCCCAGGGAGTGTAGACCTTCCTGTATCTTTTTGTGAGATGTTTCTGCGTTGTAAGTctgaagattttaaataaatatttttcatcttcagttCAGTTGGAGGTTTTCCCATCATTTCCCATCACGCTCTGATTTTAAATACGGGGATCTTTTGAAGACTTCTATTGACTAAAAAACCCCATAacctaattttttaaaaaaaccttcttTCTCTAGTTTGCAGAGGGTTTTAATGAATGTACTGTTTTCTAATCCACAGAAACGTGTTGTATGAAGGTTAATTTCCGCTCAGTCCATCAACACTCAACAGTTATTaagaaataagagagagaaattataAATTAGTTTCTGAGCATAGGTGTCACTATGGCACAACATCGTTGGCTGCTGCACTGTTTGCCTGGTTAGTTTGCTAAGAAGAAATTGTCACTTGAATGGCTTCAACTGAAATTACAACAGATGTGGGTAAATACATGTGTAGAATTGCCATCACTTTTATGTTATGAGGTGTATACCTGAAATGGACGTCCACTACAAAAACCCCAAAGGTAACAGGTGGATAGAGCCCGAAATGTTTCGTATTCCATGGGTGAAAAATGCTTCAGGCACCTGATATCCGTGGTACAACGGCCTGTTACAACGTTTTTCTCTTTGTACATCTCAGGGTGCTCCAGCTGATGAATCTGACCGACTCTCGGCTAGCTCAGGCCGGTAACGAGAGACTGGAGCTGGCCATGCTCAGCTTCTTCGAACAGTTCAGAAAGATCTACATTGGCGACCAGGTGCAGAAATCATCAAAGGTAGGCGCCGCTGTAAACCTTgaatgatgctgctgctgtagccgTCTGTAGCATCGGTGTTAAATTAACCCCGGCCTGGCTTCACACCCTGCTGTCCCTCCCTCGGTAACCCTGCATGTCCACTGTAAGCAGGGAGCCAAGTCGATGGGAATGAGCAGGTCTTTTGTCCTGAACACTGGTGTCTGCTAGCGCTGACTGCAGCAGCTTCTATAGTCGCACAGTCTCAGTCTGGTACTGCTCCTGTTTTACTATTGTGTAGTTAGACATGGTAGTCGTCCGGTTCACGCTGACTGACCGAGTGTGTTCTCTTTGTTTGGGGCAGAAACTGCAAAATGTGAACGGCCCAGATAAGTGGTGCAACGTAGAAACTGTAGTTTGTCTGAACCTGTGCCCGTCTGGTTTGgtattcccccccccccttcaaagTGTCATCACAGAGTTTAAACCCAGGATGTGTCGTGTAGTAGAGATAGTTTCAGCCCAGAAAATGTCCCGCTGGCCTCAGAGCAGTACCAAATAAAACTCcttctttgtgtgcatgtctagCTGCTAGTAATCTGGATCGGTGGTGACGAAGTGGGTCAGTgttacagcttgtttccactaTAGAAACTTAACTACCTGTAACTTAAAGTGTATCCATGGTCTCaggttctgcttttgtttcctcgGCTCTCCGCCCGCCTCAGCGGCGAGTTCCTGGAACTAAATGTGGGGACTGCTACGGAGGTAATACTAAACCCAGGTTCTAGGTCCAACCTGGGCGGTGCGATGTAACTGACGACACTGTACTGGTGGTATCGTCATTCGGAATGCAAATAATCAACTaaaactatattattattattattattattattattattattattattattattattattattattattattattattattattatcgagGATCTACTCTGATCAATTTAAGAGACACTTAAGAGCATCTCtaagtttgataaatatttgTTATTCCTAATTTTGTGAGTAAAAAATGAAGGATTCTCTTCAAGTCCAAAATCTTACTTTTAACACTTTGATAAATAAGGACCAACATCATCACCGGGATcctaatgtgtatgtgtgtggtgttgtgtgtCCCATAAAACTGGTGCACTTTCCTGCCAGGCAGACCATAGCAATGACAGTGTTTGTCTCAGTGTCGCctttttaaaagcataaatcCGAAAACCTAGCCAAAACCTAGAACCAAAGCCAAACAGGTTCTTAAACGTTGAGGTCATGGGAAGCTCCATTTTACACGTTGCTAAGTTCTCTGTTGTGGAAAAGTAGCTTTAGTGAAGCGTATCACTGCAAACACTCAGTAGTCAAAACAATAACCGACATCCGAGGAGCTGATGAATGTATGACACTGTGTAGTCAGTCTCATGTGGGTCGGACCCCATTTCCTGTCAACTTAACCCTCAGTTCCCCAGCTGGAGAAAGGCCCCCCGGCTCTTTGTCTTCTACAGACCTCGGTCTCCTCACGCTTCATTTGTCTTCTCCCTGCTGAGCCCCGCGCTGAGCCAGAGAGCTGTTAGATGTGTGTTATTAGAGGTTACTGGCTCCTCGGTGTCCCGTCCATCAGTTCTTCAAAACCCACCAGATATAGTCCTCTGCCAAAGAAGGATTAGAAAAGCACGACTTACAGCATCTAACTACAAGGGAGTGTTTAAAATTGACGCTGCTGTTGTGCTACATTATGTTGTTTACTTGGTgggaaataaattattttttaaaagaaacaatgatagACGGGTCATGTAATCACTGGCCAAACAGGTGCACGGCATCGTTACAGCCCTAGTTAgttattcagtattttcttccttcgaacgtttttttttaaattgttgtgaCAGTCCACATTATTAcagctctttgtgtgttttgtgttttttaactgCAGCTTTATCGACGACTATCAGAAGTTCTGGGTTTGAATGACGAGACGATGGTACTCAGTGTCTTTATAGGGAAAATGTGAGTAAGAAAATAACGGTGGTTGAAAATAGCTCTTCATTAAAGgctctgtgttttgtatttgtgttttagtttgtcACCACTACAGTAAATTATTGAGGATTATTTTACCCAGttaaaatgaaaggagaaaatttaaagggaaaataaactcttattttattttattattttatttagttctTAGTTATAGTAATAGCTATagttaattattatattatagttCTATATTTTAGTTCTTaggccatttttttaaatggatattaaagtaaaaaactgAAGTTGTGAATGTTAGAATCCtgattaattgaaaacaaaaaaagttcaaatgcaAAGGCTCAAATTAAAAGGTTTAATGCAAAAGCTTAAATTGAATAGGTAATTGAaaacggggaaaaaaagtcatatgaaaatgtaattatctttatttattttttttatttttcttcctttaattaAACATCTATTTAGCCTTTCAGTCCGTACGTAAGTGAGGAGGAATGAcaaataatatattgtataataaATATTTGCCACTTGTCTCTCTCAagtttcctttttccctttttaattttaattctggGTGAAATTATCCTCTTgtacaaaataatatgaaataaaatgcttttcaggttagttttacaaaacaatccttaactcaaggtccactcacTAGATTTGAATGtagcttttctctctttcagcaTCACAAACTTGAAGTACTGGGGCCAGTGTGAACCAATCACCTCCAAGACACTCCAGCTGCTGAACGACCTCTCATTAGGATATCCTTGATTAGAGTGTGTGCGATGTGCGTTTGTTCAGAGAAAAGACCTTCGAGGAGTTTCGTTGTTTTTGGTTGCTGTTCCTCGGAGGTTTTCTACTGGATGCTGCCATGATCAGTGTCAGTGTTCAGgcagaaaggagggagaaaaataaaaacaaaggaattcATTTAAGGAAAccattttcacaaacaaatgaGCGGAGTCTGAAAAATCAAGAAAGCAATTTGCACTTATAGCCGAACATAACTAGCATACGATACGAGTTAAAACACCCACACCTGTTCTTTTCCATGTAACATGCTACACACCTGTGGCGTTTCGATGCATGATAACTCCCGCCCTTTGTGGTACAGTCAGTGGACTTTCACTGTCAGTCAGGAGCGATTATATTCACCGTCAGTTAATCTTCTTTATCTATTTAGAACTGTtaggtctgtaaaatgtcagaaaactgtgaaaaatgctctCCACGttttcctagagcccaaggtggCGTCtttaaatgacttgttttgtccagccaaccctcaaaaacccaaagatattggATCAGTTTGCTGACCCTCGCATTAGAGACACTGACACCAGAGGAATATCTggtttttccctctgttttcaaTCACCAGAGGGACCTTACCTTTTTTCATCCCACCTGAGTTTGCAGGTGTGAGGGTAAAAGTGAAGTGCGGTGCTTAAAGACTCGAATAAGTTCCTGGATCTGTGCTTTCTCCTTGACCTCATGTTCGTGCACATACAGCAGTGTGAGGAAGTTGGTGAAGCTCAGCGCTGTCCAGTTCATGTTGAATAACCACACAGTGAGTGCATCACTTACACTTTACACTACACAGTCACCAcctgtgtgtttaatgtcaggatttttttaataatacatgCGGGTCCATCAAAGTACATGAACTATCATTTTTTGTGGGGAAGGTGCCGTTATTAATGTCCTGTCTTTTTGTCGCCGTGTCAGAGTGAGCACTTCTCCTTCCTCGGGGTGAACAACCAGTCGAATCTGAGCGACATGAGATGTCGGACCACCTTCTACACTGCACTGGGACGCCTGCTAATGGTCGATCTGGGTAAATTCACACAGTGCAAACAAAAGACAAGGATAAACACTTGGCTCGGATCGAACCGCTGCGGCTGCAGGTGTAGTTAAAGGTGGActggaaaaatttaaaatcagccAAAGAAATCGGGTGATTCATCCTTTTCCCTTTAGCTGTCTATTCATTCTGGGAACAGTCAGAATGAGACACGTCAGTTGGTCTGAAGTAGAGCAGAGATGCAGGTCTTCTCTcactgacagagagaagaggactAACCTACACTCCTGTACaagtcacaaaaaaatgcaacacatcGAATGACTGGTGTGTGGATGATGGAGCATATGAATATTATCACCGTGTTCCAGCACAGGCGAGATTGTAGGGTAACAGTAAAAAGCACCAGTTTCTGTGTCTGGAAGGCAAGTTTGGTCGCACAGCACTTTACAACAGTGTTTTACATCAGACACGAAAGGCATTAAGACAAGATAGAAGAGACACACAGGACAATattaaaaagacacataaatagcctttaaagagtaaaatgaatttgaagatAAAACTAAGCTAAAATAGAATGAAACAGAATAACCAGGAGAATAAAAACCACAGTGCAGTGCGAgacatgaataaatacaaaaagtCCCAAATTTGGTTTGGTAAAAGGCAgcagtaaaaagagaaaagtcttCAGCCGTGATGTAAAAGAACAGAGAGATGGTGCAGACCTGCAGGTTTCTGGGAGTTTGTTACAGATGTGTGTCATCTCTCGGGACGGTGGGCAGATCTCTCCCTCCTTGGTCTCCTATGTGGTACTAAAGAccactttgttttcattgttagaCCTGAAAGTCACAGTGTTGACTGGACATTGCCAACCACTGAGAAGTTAATTTAACCTACTTAAACTTGAGACCTACGACACACTATCGGTGCCTGATACCCCAGctactctttttctctgctttaatcacacatttgtttaaaacaacGGCTGAACTATTTAAATCCGGTGCTGTAGAGTAGGAAGAACGATTCAGCAGCTGTGTGGCCCGTTCCTCGAGTCACATCTTGTCAGAAACTGATGTTGGTGGATAATGTAGTTTAAGATGAGACCGAGTTTCCAGAGCGACCGTTGTCAGTTGCGGGATGAGTTGATGTTGATGTCAGCGTGAAGACGAGCTCGTCATTCGTTGACTCAGTCGTATGCGAAAtgtgtgcacttttttttattttgtgtttgtgtgcaggcgAGGACGAGGACCAGTTTGAACAGTTCATGCTGCCTTTGACGGCTGCGTTTGAAGCTGTGGCTCAGATGCTGAGTACAAACACCTTCAATGAGCAGGAAGCAAAGGTgataaacgcacacacacacactatgctCAAAGCCCCCAAACTGCATGTTCTTTGTaaaccatttttcattttcgagctgggctttgtttttgttttagtcgTTTGATCAGAATGTTTTAGTTTTCGACACATTGCAGTCATTTGGATAAAATGAATCCAAAACGGTGCCTTCAGCGTTCATCTAGTGACAGCCCACAGTAACCCTGTACTCTTTCCTACCAAAAAACAGAGGGTGAGAGGAGCTGATAGGatggttttaaaattttaataggTGTATAATACAGAGTCATAATATAAACAGTGTAATATATAGAGGAGACACCCTGCCTCTCCTGGAATAAAGAGCATCTCCACTAAAGAGTCATCTAGTACAAggtatctttttaaaaagcaccaaATTCACTTCCCTTAAAAAGGCCTTAggttttaaaaattcttaatttCACTTACAAAACTCTTAATTCTTTTTAAGGGTTTAGTAACCTTTTACAGCTTCAACAATTAGTCGATAGACAGTAAAATAATCGGCGACCATTGTGATCATTTACTCATCTTTTATgccaaaaatcatttttcagccacttaaatataaagattttttctgttttctatcacggtaaactgaacatctttgggtttgggacttTTGGTCGAACGAAAAAAGACTAAATGGTTAATAGAATACTCAAGAATACTTGGAGATTAATCAGTACTACAAATAATCGTTGCAGCCCtgaaaaagtttgtgtgtgtggttgtggctCAAAGGGGACGTTCAGCTTCAGTCAAACACTCACTGCAGCTGCTACAGGGGCAGGAAGTTCATCAGGTCACAGTGGACAGGTCAAGATTTTAGCAGACACTTACCTTTTTATTTGGTTAATTTAGAGATCAAATTTCTGGGTTCATCTGGACCCAGGTTGTCCCAGGTTGTGAGTCTGCACCCAGTCAACTCACCGTCTCTGCTGACCTGGGTCCAGGGGAGTTCGTGGTTATAGCCTTAACTGATCTCAGAGAAATGTGTTGTAGTAACAGTTTTCTTCTTCCCCTGGCTGTTTCCCGTAGAGGACTTTGGTGGGTCTGGTCCGAGACCTGCGAGGCATCGCGTTCGCCTTCAACGCCAAGACCAGCTTCATGATGCTCTTTGACTGGATGTATCCTTACGGCTGACAGCTGAACAGCAGGATCGTACACTACTCTGTCATTCAACTGTGGGATAGAAATACAAAACTGAACCGCAGTGTATTAATTATTCGCCAGAGTCTGTCTAAGAACTGTCCTTAACCCGGACCCGTAGATATCCGGCCTACATGCCCATCTTACAGCGGGCCATAGAGCTTTGGTACCACGACCCAGCGTGCACCACACCTGTCCTTAAGCTAATGGCTGAACTCGTTCACAACAGGTGAAGACACTCAGTAACACGGCTGAGTCTGCAGAGGCCGACTCATGCTGCGTTCACATCCAGTGGGAAAGACAGAAGATTTGAGGTTCACCCTAAAATTATTGTTGACCTcgacttattattattattattattttcagtctttttgagtTTCATGCCGCAGGTGAACCGTAACAGGGTTCCAGACCGAGATCCTCTTTTTCAGGCGGCATCAGTCCAGTTGTTTAGTTTGATTGACGGCTTTCACACCAGCTTAACAAACCAAACCGAACAGGCAAACGCACAAGAGTTTGTTTTACCCGAACCAAACAGGTTAGCTGGAAGATCCCTTACATAGATAGAAAAGGATTCTCAGGAGAACTCAGcatcacatcatcaaaaatcaatACTTTCCTGAGACAGTTTATTCATTATGGACAACTAACCCGTCTgctctggggtttttttgtagATCCCAAAGGCTACAGTTTGATGTGTCGTCACCCAACGGTATCCTGCTGTTCAGAGAAACCAGCAAGATGATCACTACCTACGGTACTTTCACCAGAATAAAAGTCCTGACTCAACACCTCCTGTTACTTTCATATTATAGATACTGGCCTTGTACTGTAGAGAAAcccaaaaaacataaataaatgagactTTATGACATAAAtaatcagaaatgaatgcagacaaaatatttttgatattctAGTTAAAGCCTCACTGATACTGAATTATTGGGATTTTTTCCCTTATCAACAATATTTGAGAGTTCTAATAAcaatattctttctttttttttacataaacacataacatatacttttattttcattattttataaccAAAccctctttttgtttatttatatattttaagaatAGTGACCCTGATCTGTCGTGTTTGGGGTTTATTTCTAAAGTGTAGAAATAAACCTGTCGGCACTCTCCGGTAAACAAACTGTAACAAAGACCCTGTTTGGAATCGAATGgagaatcaaacagaaaaaaaataaaaataattggttGTGGATATTTTAAGCTGTTAAACcatctagagctgaaacgattggtcagttaattgattagtcgaccGGTTTGTtctcctgcttctcaaatgtgaggattttctgcttttctcagtttcatGTCATCGGAAATTGAATATCATCTGGTTCTATTTTAAGACAACACGAAAGGCTCTTCTGGGCATTTTCACCATTTCTCTGACACTGTATAGAAAGAGAAATCGATTAAAAATGAGTAACAATCGTTAATTGCAGTCCTGGAACCGTCTTCTGTTTTGCCTTCCTCTTATGTAGGGAATCGTATCCTGACGTTGGGAGAAGTACCGAAGGACCAGGTGTACGGAGTGAAGCTGAAGGGGGTCAGCGTGTGTTTCGCCATGCTGAAGGCGGTGCTCAGCGGAAACTACGTCAACTTCGGGGTCTTCCGTCTGTACGGCGACGACGCGCTGGATAACGCCTTGCAGACCTTCATCAAACTGCTGCTGTCCATCCCCCACAGTGACTTACTAGTATGTTCAACTTTTCATCCAGGGTGGGGAAATATCCTCTGACAGTTAGCGGGTGTCACACAGGCCAAGCAGCTCACGCCGCACCTTTTATCCATCCCGCATGTTGCTGAGAACATTATTAAAACGACTTCAGACACGTGGGGACATTTTTTATCCGCACACACCCCCACACGCACAGACTAATCAAACACCCAGAGTGTGTTCTCTAGATCAGTTCTGGACCCGAACCATTCATGTAAGACCAGACCCGCATTCAAATATAGGCTCAGAGCTGCCGCTTGGCTGCATGGGCGAAAGCTCTGAGCGCAGGACGCTGTGCGTAACAGCCGGGTAAAGGCCGTAAacgaggagagaaaaaaagaaaatgcagaaaggaagaggaaaaaatgcaCCGATGGCATGTTTTTAGTGGATTCCGTTGACTTGGGTTTCCCTCTGCAGTGGACCACATTCATACTCATACTCTTACACACAGTTAGATCAGTGCGGATACCTGCGTCCGCTATTAAAATATTGTGACACGACACCGGGATTGAACTGTAACTGACCGGAGTTTTGCTCGGTTTTTCGAAACGCTCTGTCGCGTAGGAGCTTTGACGCGCTAGCCCTGACTCTTCATGTCCCCGCAGGACTATCCTAAACTCAGCCAGTCGTTCTACTCCCTGCTGGAAGTGCTGACACAGGACCACATGAACTTCATCGCCAGTCTGGAGCCTCATGTCGTCATGTACATCCTGTCTTCGATATCGGAGGGGCTCACCGCACTCGGTAAAACACCCAGAGGTCAAACCTTATTTTAAAGAGTGTGCATATCACTGTAGTTgttacatctgtgtgtgtgtgtgtttcagatacGATGGTGTGCACAGGCTGCTGCTCCAGTCTGGACCACATAGTGACCTACCTGTTCAAACAGCTGTCACGCTCCACAAAGAAGCGTCCCGCTCCGATGGCGACAGACGACCGCTTCCTACACATCATGCAGCAGCACCCGGAGATGATCCAGCAGGTGGGATGATTGGCTCGTGTGTTTGCGTCTGAGACGTTTTCTCCCTTCAGTCATGTTCGCAGACGCGCGACAGTCTGGCTTTTTCTCCTCGGATACTGATGCTGATTTCTCAACCCAGGATAAGTGGTAACGTTTAGACGCCACCATTCGGTTGGAGCTCGTGTGTATTTTAATCGTCGGCATCAGTTAGATGTTTGCTATATCCTGACCTGAGCGCGGACGCACCGCCACGTTGAGTCTCGCTTGTCTAGTACCCAAAGTTAAACCACCGTACCCCTGCACACGAGACGGCGTATGGCACGATTAATAGACGTACTAAGTGAAATAATGTAGACGCGTTTTCAATCAGTAAtgaagtcataaaaaaaatactgagctGAAACTtaataatgaatttttaaaaacttaaatgtgCTAACTGcatacatgtcttttttttcattcaagtaaAATTagctcacaaaaacacactcgtCACTGTGCACGGATTCTGTTTTTCATACCTCTCTTGCTCCCTCAGTTTTTCAACATCTGTGGTAGCTAGGGAGCAGATTTCCCTTGTGGCACATAGAGAGTCTGGTGAACTACAAACGTAAAACAGTGAAGTATCAGTCTGATTTGAGTTCTTTTTGGTTGCACAGATTCAGTCTCACGCTGTGACAGCTGAGATGCGCCTGCGTCTCTTTGAGCTCGGTTTATATTTTTGACAACAACCGGTAACTGAGGGTTTTCTTATGCTGAGTCCGATGCGTATAGTTCGTTCTCACCTTTGGATACTTTTGAAAACGTAATGCACGGTTGTAATCAATCCAAGCGTCACCTTTCCACTTCAGCCGACGGTTTAACTGCTTTCAGCTCGTACACTTACGCTGGACTGAACAACTTTCAGCGTTCACATGGAAACTGACAACTCATCTGACTACAGGGCTTGAACAGAAATGTCACATGGCTTTCAGCTCCAGCCCCTTCGACTGACGCTTCCAATGCTTCAACTTCACTTACTTTGAGTTCTCTTAACTCAAAGTAAATCTCTTAATATCCAAAGAGCTTAAACTGTAGCTCCAATTTGAATGTTTCATACGCAAACAATTCACATTTTGACACGTGTTTACCTGCCGACAATGTCTGTAATTTTACGCTTACATTTTCCTTTAGCAGTTGCTCATTTCTTCTGGTTTTGCCATGTTAATGTAAATGTCGCCTTGCTTTTCTAATGTGGTAAAACATTATTAACAtgtacaatttttaaaagaaaaaggaaacgaACACCTGCCATCTCGGGAACCACTGTGGTGAAGTAACATTACACAGCTCCTCCGCTCTGCGTTTTGACTCCCTTTGACATAAATATCCGTCTTCAGTTCGTGAGGCCTTCACCTTTATCAACGGTGGttctttatttaataaaatgaaccGCTCGTCATTCAAAACGACTTCCCAACAGAAAGTGCAAACTCTTTGGTTTCGGAAACTGTAGCGACTCACGTTTTGGTAGCATGAATGCCATTGTCAGCGCTTCtggtttcacaataaaagtctaCAACTGCCTTTACTTATatacttttattgtgaagcacatACGGTACGTGATGAGTAGCAGCAGTTTGATGCATCAAAATTAGTTCAAAGCAGCAAATAAACCGAACAGAAAATATCCGAGTACCTATCGTAGATGGGTCACGTCTGGCTGATCCCTGATCTGCTCCCTAAGGTCAGTGTGGGCGTCACTGAATGTGACACTAAAACTCCCCCTGTGTTTATTGTGCAGATGCTGTCCACAGTTTTGAACATCATCATCTTCGAGGACTGTAGGAACCAGTGGTCGATGTCACGGCCTCTGTTAGGCCTCATCCTGCTCAACGAGAAGGTAAACGTCACACGCGCACGCACCCGGATCATCTCAGAAACGGCCGCGCGAGCGTGTAGTAACCACACCTACGTTTGCGTGTCCTGCAGTATTTTGCCGACCTGAGGAACAGCATCGTCAACAGCCAGCCCCCGGAGAAGCAGCAAGCCATGCACTTATGTTTCGAGAACTTGATGGAGGGAATAGAGAGAAACCTACTAACAAAGAATCGGGACAGGTAGGTCACGTGTTGTcgaatgatgaaaaaaaagacgGAGGTTTTACCACCGAGGTGGTAGGAAACGTGAAAGGAAGCACGGGCACAACCGTGAATGGGTCTGTGGATGGAAAAGTCAGTCCGTcggtccactactttggttcAGACTCCACGACTACTGGATGTGATGACATTCATTGTCCCCAGAGGACGGATCCTACTGACTGTAGTGACCCTCTGACTTTTCCATCTAGTTCCAACatgagtgaaatgtctcctcAGCTGCTGGAGGGATTGTgatgaaaggtcagaggatgcGTCCTACTGACCTGCTGCTGGCGTCGC belongs to Xiphias gladius isolate SHS-SW01 ecotype Sanya breed wild chromosome 20, ASM1685928v1, whole genome shotgun sequence and includes:
- the xpo7 gene encoding exportin-7 — translated: MKWRKMADHVQGLAQLEILCKQLYETTDTAVRHQAEKALVEFTNSPDCLSKCQLLLERGSSSYSQLLAATCLSKLVSRTSNPLPLEQRIDIRNYVLNYLATRPKLAAFVTQALIQLYARITKLGWFDCQKDDYVFRNVIADVTRFLQDSVEHCIIGVTILSQLTNEINQADTTHPLTKHRKIASSFRDSSLFDIFTLSCNLLKQASGKNLNLNDESQHGLLMQLLKLSYNCLNYDFIGTSTDESSDDLCTVQIPTSWRSAFLDSSTLQLFFNLYHSIPPSLSPLVLSCLVQIASVRRSLFNNAERAKFLSHLVDGVKRILANPQCLPDPNNYHEFCRLLARLKSNYQLGELVKVENYPEVIRLIANFTVTSLQHWEFAPNSVHYLLSLWQRLAASVPYVKATEPHLLETYTPEVTKAYITSRLESVHVILRDGLEDPLDDAGLVQQQLDQLSTIGRCEYEKTCALLVQLFDQAAQTYQELLQSTNSSAADITVQEGRLTWLVYIIGAVIGGRVSFASTDEQDAMDGELVCRVLQLMNLTDSRLAQAGNERLELAMLSFFEQFRKIYIGDQVQKSSKLYRRLSEVLGLNDETMVLSVFIGKIITNLKYWGQCEPITSKTLQLLNDLSLGYSSVRKLVKLSAVQFMLNNHTSEHFSFLGVNNQSNLSDMRCRTTFYTALGRLLMVDLGEDEDQFEQFMLPLTAAFEAVAQMLSTNTFNEQEAKRTLVGLVRDLRGIAFAFNAKTSFMMLFDWIYPAYMPILQRAIELWYHDPACTTPVLKLMAELVHNRSQRLQFDVSSPNGILLFRETSKMITTYGNRILTLGEVPKDQVYGVKLKGVSVCFAMLKAVLSGNYVNFGVFRLYGDDALDNALQTFIKLLLSIPHSDLLDYPKLSQSFYSLLEVLTQDHMNFIASLEPHVVMYILSSISEGLTALDTMVCTGCCSSLDHIVTYLFKQLSRSTKKRPAPMATDDRFLHIMQQHPEMIQQMLSTVLNIIIFEDCRNQWSMSRPLLGLILLNEKYFADLRNSIVNSQPPEKQQAMHLCFENLMEGIERNLLTKNRDRFTQNLSVFRREVNDSMKNSTYGVNSNDMMS